The following nucleotide sequence is from Cryptococcus neoformans var. grubii H99 chromosome 5, complete sequence.
ATACCTGACAGATTGCGTTTTGTTGCAATCAGCTTGCAAGAAACATTGAGAAGCGATGACAACATACCAGCACTGTCGTATCCACGATACTCAAGCCTCGCGAGACCGTTGCACAGAACATCGCAGACGTACTTGCGGTTCCTTTCGCAAAGGAAAGAGCAATAAGAGAAGATCCCTGTGCAGCAAGTCAGCAGACAATGACGCGATAGTAGACTTGGTACTTACCACACATGTGATTTCAAGtgaatgaaggaagaactAAATTAAGAGATACAAGAATGAAATCAATCAACGGCTAAAATTGGGAAGGAGTGGCCAAAGAGACGAAAGTTGAACAATGAGACGTGGCACAAAACCAAAGGAGGGGTAAAAAGGCCGATTGCCGGTTGGGATGAGATGATATGACGGTTGTTGACCCAGCGGCGAAGGagtttgttttgtttgTGTGCGAGACGCGTTGATGGATTGACGAGGCGATGAAGCAAGCAAGCCGATCCAAGAAATGCCACACAGTGAATGGGCACACGAGAAAAAATGAAGCGAGGCGGCGTTTGTGGCATGCAGTAGACATGATAATTGGAGGCGAAGTGGAAGCACAGCAAGAATGAAATCGGGTCAGCATATTCTTTGACAATCTTCAGGAAAAGTCATGAAACAAAGGAGTCACAAAGATACGAAACATCATCACAGCTCGTCCAAAATTGCTTTTCAGCCCGCAAGACGTGCCTAATAAGGGGGAAACCAAGAACATAAAGATGCCACATCCGACTTGTTTGGAGGTCTTCCAGCGGATAATAATGAAATTAACTGAAAACCCTGTAGTGTCGTGTAATGCTACATGTACAACACAGTAGAACAAAGAAGCCCAAGTGTAAATGAGACGTTCAAAAACGTTCTCAGGCAGTGGGAACTGGTGAAAGGTGTTTGCAGATGTAGGAAAGAGATCTTCGCCGGCACTGATTAAATACAGCATACGGCAAGAtatccaaaaaaaaaccattGCAGCTGTGCGGTGCAGCAGAATCGCTACACGGCATAGCGAAACTCCACTGGCCACAGCGTACAGCCTTGTTGCAATCTTGTCTCTAGTCTTTCTCGGCGCACATACAAGACAGAAACTCGACTCACGGGTGTTTGAATGTAGAGAACCGTTGAATTTGAAAGGTGTGATATGGCAGAGAAAAAGATTGAAATATGATGCGCTGTGGAAGGTGTTATGTGCTGGTGGGAGGACACTGGGCGGGTGTTCGAGAGCAGAAAGGGCGAAGGGAGTAGATCAAACAGAGACAGCTATGGGTGAGAGGGAAGCGGAGGAACTGAAAAAGCGGCAGCGCACAGTAGAGAGAGCTGGCCTGGGAAGTGTTTATATTTCATGAGGCGGTAGAACGGGAATGCTTTTGGATAATTCAGGATTCGCCTCGTGACCGGCCGCTCTGGAGTCGTCTTCCATTTGCGGGGATTTTCTCCCCCTTAACATTCAGGAGTCGCAATCGTCATCGCACTTCATTTTCAGGGAAATCCACGCGACTGTTCTCGGATGTGCATCGCATATGGATTCAGCTGTGTTCGTTCTTTCGCTCGTCTGCCACGGTTGCGGCGGTCGACCCCAATGCCGTGGtggccgccgccgcctcgTTCTTCAATGCCACGTCAGAAAGCTGACTGGACTGCTCGTCGAGACGCGACGCGCCTTGCTTCCTATCCAACATAAGACATTCCTCTCTATtattccttcctttcgcCACCCGAAATTTTTCTTCCACCCACCTTAATCTCCAACTCTTGTCCTTTTTAATCCTATTTTGACATGCTTCGGAGAACAATTCAACGTCCAAGCGAGCCGCCTCTCACCTCAGCCACTTCCGGGGGCTACGGCATCATCTCCACTCCCTTCAAGATACCCAAATCTTCAGCATCTAAACGCGAATCAGCACTTCCAGCGCGAAAACGGAAAACGGTCTCAtataaagaagaaggatccCCTGATGAcaatgatgatgctgaAGACAATACTGAAGGGAGGCCcagcaagaagggcaaaTTTGCTATGGGTAACAAGGAGTATGGCTCCGATGGCGTGTTGGGCGATATGGCCAAATGGTGTAATAGAAAATTTCCGGTGTTTCAACCAAAAGACAAGTCTGGCGTATTTACCAAAAGGTCTGTGCCCTgttctccctttcctccgTTCATCTCATGATGACTGACCGGTAACCATTAGCTTCTCAATCCCAATCATGTATTGCCCCAAGACCTCGGAACCTATAATTCACTCGCTTTCCCATGCCTCTCTAGGTGCCCGCAGACACCCCACCCTTATCCCCAGGCCTCTACACAATCCTATGGACGACCATGCTATTGTTTTGTTCGACCCCACTATTGATGATAAGCCGAATCCGGAGGATATAAAGGCAGCAGAATCTCATgaagaaatgaagaagaaagaagagttgaATAAGGGACCGCATAGAAGCTTGAAGGCCATCCTTGGTATTGTTGATGAACGGAAGAATAAGCAGGTTGTCAAGGTGCCAGTCGTCATAGACCCAAGGCTTTCGAAAGTCTTGCGACCTCACCAAATTGAAGGTGTGAAATTTCTATACCGGTGTACAACCGGTCTGATTGCAGATGGAGCATGGGGATGTATTATGGCAGATGAAATGGGGCTCGGAAAAACTCTGCAATGTATCGCTCTCCTTTGGACACTTCTCAAGCAGTCGCCCGTTGCCGGGAAGCCTACGTGTGAGAAAGTGATTATCGCCTGCCCCACGTCACTTGTTGGTAATTGGGCCAATGAGCTCATCAAATGGCTCGGATCAGGAGCGGTCAACCCTATGGTAGTGGACggcaaaggaggaaaagccGAGCTTATCCCGGCTGTTAGGCGGTGGGTGCAAGCCCATGGCAGGAATGTCACTTTGCCTGTGATGATCGTTTCCTATGAGACTTTGCGGACTCTACAAGAGGAGTTGGCTAGTTGCGAAATTGGGCTGCTTCTTGCTGATGAGGGCCATCGGCTCAAAAACGCGGGTATGTCGATGATACGGCCGGGCGCCATGTAACCTTGCTCACCATCTGTATGCAGAGACCCTTACCTTCCAAGCTCTTACCTCTCTCAAAGTCCAGCGCCGAGTCATTTTAACTGGAACACCCATACAAAACGATTTATCTGAATATTTTGCTCTATTGAACTTTGCCAACCCAGAATACCTTGGTTCGAAACTTGATTTCAAAAAGAACTTTGAGTCGAAAATTCTCAGAGGACGTGATGCTGATGCAacggagaaagaaaaattGGAAAGTGACGCGAAATTAAAAGAGCTTGGTGGACTTGTGAGCAAGTTCATCATCAGACGGACAAATGACCTGTTATCCAAATATCGTATGTGTTTTGGTATGAGATTGTTAGGCAATTTCTGACGATCTCGTAGTGCCTGTCAAATACGAGCATGTCGTATTCTGTCGCCCAAGTCCCCTTCAAGCATCGCTCTACAATCTTTTCGTTACCTCCAAGGACGTCCAACGCCTCCTTCGAGGCAAAGATTCCCAGCCTCTCAAGGCCATTGGTCTTCTCAGAAAGCTGGTTAATCACCCGGATCTTCTCAATCTACCCGAAGACCTTCCTGGCAGCGAAACCTTGTTACCAGATGGGTATAACGGGAAGGGCAGGGACAGGACGGTTAACTGCCAATATTCGGGAAAATTTGTTGTCCTTGAAAGGTGAGTATCTATCTACTTGCCCTAGGTTAGGGACTGACTTGGGCTTCCAGGATGCTAGACCACATAAAACACCACACAAATGACAAAATAGTACTCATCAGCAACGCTACCCAAACTCTTGACCTTATGGAGAAGCTGTGTAGGGGTAAGCGGTATGGCTATCTTCGGTTAGACGGCAGCATGTCGGTCCCCAAGAGGTCAAAGATTGTAGCGCAGTTCAATCAGCCCGAAAGCAAGGAATTTGTTTTTTTGCTTAGTTCCAAGGCAGGTGGATGTGGCATTAACTTAATCGGCGCAAACAGATTGGTGCTGTTTGACCCTGTGAGTGGATTCATTCATTTACGCGAAACAGTATTCTAATCAGCGATCCAGGATTGGAACCCTGCCAGTGACCAGCAGGCTCTGGCTCGTGTCTGGCGTGATGGccaaaagaaagaatgtTTTGTCTATCGATTTCAAACGACAGGTACTATTGAAGAAAAAATTTTTCAACGACAGTGAGGAGTGACTTAGATCCGGAGGCTTGAAGCGGTACCACTAACGAATTCTCTACAGATGTCAAAAGCAAAATCTTTCAGCGTGTGTAGTAGACGAAGCGGAAGATACGGCAAGACATTTCACGCAGGGTGACCTACGACAACTGTTCAAATTCAACCCCGAAACTTTGTGCGATACGCACGATACTTACAAATGCAAACGATGTCGAGAAGGCAAACAGTTTGTTAAAGCCCAAGCCCTGCTCTATGGCGATGCCAGCACGTAAGTTTCAGCAGTTTCGTATATTTTTGCCATCACACTGATATAATTCGACAGATGGAACCATTATCCCAACGAGGAGCTGGGAAAGATGCACGACGACCTATTGAGAGCGGAATTGGGTCTTCCAGAGGTGTCTTACGTATTCCAGTACATTTCCCACTAATGCTCACATTTTCCATGTGTTGCATCTTTTGTCTCTCGCTCGATTGGCCCTACCGTATAATATCTAGAATAGTGTATTGCGATATCTATCTTCCTGTGGTCTTGTTTTCCTGTGATCTTGTTGTTTTCGTGACCCGCAACCATTCCATTATGTATTGTGTTCCAAAAGGCCTTATCGAGTACTGTTCGTTGTTGGCCACTCGCTGTCTACCTGATATCGGCTTTCAGTAACATCATGGGCCCCTGCTGgaccatctcctcctttacAGGTCGCTCTCTTTGTGGTGGATTTGGGGATAGGGTACGGATAAGGCTGATGGGATGCTAGGAAAGTTCGCTTGTCATGACGTATACAGCCTGCATAACGAGCGGTGggtcctcttctctttttctcctcttaATAGGTGTAAATATAGAATGTAAAAGGAGCAGAAAAGCCAGCAGACACAGTTGGCACGGCACATACAGTCCAGGGCAGGAACTACGTGGGAAGTTGAGAGAAAATACGGAATGTATGAACAATGTCGCATAAAGCATATATGCATATACAGGCAAAAGAACAGAGAACCCGGACGCTAAACTGAATGAAAAACGAGGTTGTCGATGACATGAGCCTCCACCACACActttttgcttttcttGCATTTTAAGTTGGCAGGATGCTAATAAGGAAGTCCGTTTGTCGTACGTATACAGCCGGCATAACGTATGGGACTCTGCTTCTCACCTATTAGCTGTAAAGTATAAAACCATAAATGAACTGAGAAGTGAGACAAAAATGGCACTTACGTACGTACAGGTCACTGCCAGAACTAGGAAGCCAAGAGAAAATGGGGGCATGTGCAGTGAATAATTGACGCATACGGCATATATACGCATATACTGGCAAAAGAGCCGACCGAGGACGGAAGCGCTAAAACGGGCGTGCGACGCCCgcccacctccacctcgtGGACGTGGTTGTCTTTTCCGTCGTCCGTCACGTTCCTCACTCGTTCTGCCCGCCGTCCGTCACTTGcttcgttcgttcttgTCTTCGTTCCTCGTTACTCGCTGATATTCCAATCTTGGTCTCAGTGTACCGCTTGAAGCTTTTCACTTATGGCCCATGTTGTGCATTGTGCATGAGTGCTCGTCGTCGGGGGCTAAAGCTGAAAGAACGTTTCTTAGAACGAAAGCTTACTGATTGGAATAATCCCTCCTCGTTATTTATACCCCACCAATATCCCTTGGACGAATCCCCCTGCCTGTTGCAAAACTATATCTGCCCTCATAGATTGTATTCTTGACTACCTACTCAATCTCACTATCTCGCTACAACTAGCAAGCACCATTGACATAAAGGGACCCAAAAACAAGAGATGGGAAAAAGGCGACAAGGATTTCAGATGCAGTAAGAAgcacaagaagagagacaGGAAAAACCCGACAATAGCTCGAAGGCTACAGATGGTCTATGGTCCTCATCTAACAGCATGCACCGCTGGAGTCCGAAACAGCCTCTATGTAGAAGCTTCCGCATCACTTGCCCGACCTTGTGCGATTTTAAACACTCGCAGTGAGATATCTACCCCCTCCGACCATCGCCTCCAGCTGCATAAAACATGATTCCTGGACATCATGTCCCAGACATTGTTTGTGTGCAGTATTTGCTCTGAAATCTGGACCTGCAAATAGCCAATTTGCTGACCATCACTTAGCCTCCCAGCCCGTCGAAACTCACACCACGTCTTCGACAACTGGTCTGTGACCAGCAGTTTTAGTGAAGTTCTTCTAGAGAGATCGGCCTTTGCTAATCTCCAATCTCCAGATCTTGTGAAGCTCATTATCATTATAGAAAGAGCGGAGAATATGCTTGAATGACTACATCCTTTAGCTTCGCTGGCTTACAATGCGTGGCATGCAAACTGCACCTTTGCAGCCCTTCAACGATGCTGTTATTACACAAAGAAATATACGGCAGCGAGGATGTGGATCGTCGACAATGTAACGCTCAAGATTTGCCGGTCAGCAATGTTGGAATGTAACGCATTCCATTTTATACCTGTGTCTGCTGAACTAAATGTATATAATATAAGGACTGAATATAACATGCGTCTTGTCTAGCTGCACCAATGAAATTGCTTTCTATTAAGTGCGGTAATAATACTGAACCAACAATTCCGCTCAGGCATCAAACCAGGGATTGCATGATCGTAAGTCCCACTGCATGATCAAATAGCCAAATGCCTGATCATGACCTTCATTGCCTGATGACCATTCATTATTACTACTGATCACAATGCACACGTCCTAAGACCAGGCTTCATATGTATCATGATTAAGCAGAACAGCCATCCGATCTTACAACACTTTGCCGTATGATCATTCTCTCATCAAGTACACGATGATCATGCATTTTGTCCTTTGATCAGGCAACCGCATAACATGATCGCGCATGATTGCCCGTCTCAACTGAATTATCAATTGGCTACTCGACCTGATCAGGAGGGTGTCTTTCGATATGGGACTTGATCTGATCAGACAAAACAAGACTCGATCGCGCCTGCTGATCGCATATTTTAATTCGCAGCTTTGCAGGTTTGCTGATGTAAGACTCTTCAGGTGCAAAAAAAATCTCCCCGGTGCGAGTCGAACGCACGACTTTCAGATGTGAAGTTGTTAACCAATTACAGTCTGACGCTCTAAACCACACTAAACTACGGAGAGCTTATTGAGGTCTCAATGGAaagatatatatacatatcACAAAGTCCTTCATAGTATGGGACAATGTTACTGGTGGTGCATTTTGCACCTACTATTGAAAGAAGTGTGCCTTTACATGAAATTTGGTTTCTGGCTTATTTGACCACGTACAAAGTATAGCCAATCTAAACGGGATTGTCTAATATTATTACCAGAGCATTATTGGATTCGATCTTCCGATATATTTCTCAATGATGGCTTGCGTTGTTTAACCAACAAATTCCACTTCTTGTTGAGTGGAGTACCGAACATGACTCATGAAACATCAAGGCAAATGAACAATAGATACCTTACGCATAATGGATCGTATAGTGAAGACGATCATTGTTCACTCTCTAATTTCACACTTCATTTGTACAGATTACCGTCAACTACACAGCAATCATAGTCTGTAAATGACTGCCCTTCTCACATGGACAGGGCTGTCAGCCTCTCCTGTGGATTTTGCCCATTCCAGAGTTCCGGGCCATCGGAAGTCTTGGTAAGCTGAGGCAAACCATTCTGTTCAATGGCGAAAGACGCCGCAACACTACCCCACCTCACAGCTTCCAGGTCGTCAATATCTCAGTGTTCATGTGTAGCTGGACTGGACCACTTACCCTCGTCTAAACTCTTTCCTTCCGACAGTGCGGCAGCTATTCCTCCCATGAATGCATTGCCTGCTCCGGTGGGGTCTACTACCTTTCCCTCATAGCCATCCCTCTCTTTGTTCCAATAGGCTGGGACCCACTTTACTTCTGGTCGATATCCTCTTGGGTCGGCGGAAGCATAACAGCATCCCAAATGACCTGCGCGGATCACAGCACCTATGCGAGGTCGCAGATATGCGAGGGAGCGGCAAATTTTGGTGAGAACAGCTTTAAAATCATCATCCGTGAAGGTGGGATCTGTTAA
It contains:
- a CDS encoding DNA repair and recombination protein RAD54-like protein; its protein translation is MLRRTIQRPSEPPLTSATSGGYGIISTPFKIPKSSASKRESALPARKRKTVSYKEEGSPDDNDDAEDNTEGRPSKKGKFAMGNKEYGSDGVLGDMAKWCNRKFPVFQPKDKSGVFTKSFSIPIMYCPKTSEPIIHSLSHASLGARRHPTLIPRPLHNPMDDHAIVLFDPTIDDKPNPEDIKAAESHEEMKKKEELNKGPHRSLKAILGIVDERKNKQVVKVPVVIDPRLSKVLRPHQIEGVKFLYRCTTGLIADGAWGCIMADEMGLGKTLQCIALLWTLLKQSPVAGKPTCEKVIIACPTSLVGNWANELIKWLGSGAVNPMVVDGKGGKAELIPAVRRWVQAHGRNVTLPVMIVSYETLRTLQEELASCEIGLLLADEGHRLKNAETLTFQALTSLKVQRRVILTGTPIQNDLSEYFALLNFANPEYLGSKLDFKKNFESKILRGRDADATEKEKLESDAKLKELGGLVSKFIIRRTNDLLSKYLPVKYEHVVFCRPSPLQASLYNLFVTSKDVQRLLRGKDSQPLKAIGLLRKLVNHPDLLNLPEDLPGSETLLPDGYNGKGRDRTVNCQYSGKFVVLERMLDHIKHHTNDKIVLISNATQTLDLMEKLCRGKRYGYLRLDGSMSVPKRSKIVAQFNQPESKEFVFLLSSKAGGCGINLIGANRLVLFDPDWNPASDQQALARVWRDGQKKECFVYRFQTTGTIEEKIFQRQCQKQNLSACVVDEAEDTARHFTQGDLRQLFKFNPETLCDTHDTYKCKRCREGKQFVKAQALLYGDASTWNHYPNEELGKMHDDLLRAELGLPEVSYVFQYISH